One Myxococcaceae bacterium JPH2 DNA window includes the following coding sequences:
- a CDS encoding efflux RND transporter periplasmic adaptor subunit has translation MKSFSKPSTVRALAAVGVTAAALSLSACGKADASSTPATPKATAEAPPAVKVVAARTVQSAPSEQVTGTLFPAQGLQVGFEVGGRLETVKVKKGQTVKKGDTLAQLNTEISDAQVAQAEAAVAAAEAAATMATDVAQRNEKLKSEGNVSDLQNRSSTATAAQAQAQLLAARAQLSQARASRRRHDLKSPFGGTVIDAPDQTGATVGPGATLFTVETLDTLVLRTTVAESARARLKPGSKVRVESIGANVSSDDAVVRLIVPSADASTRRVPVEIEVPNADGRFVAHTLARAVLQMGETQPAQVLPNTALSSANGDHVFIVSGGEVRRVDVQVLERRASEVVVLSPSALEQVIDYPTPGLSHGSRVSVK, from the coding sequence ATGAAGTCGTTCTCGAAGCCGTCCACCGTCCGTGCCCTCGCCGCCGTGGGTGTCACCGCCGCCGCGCTGTCGCTGTCCGCCTGTGGCAAGGCGGATGCCTCCTCCACGCCCGCCACCCCCAAGGCCACCGCCGAGGCGCCGCCCGCGGTGAAGGTCGTCGCCGCGCGCACCGTGCAGTCCGCGCCCAGTGAGCAGGTGACGGGCACCCTCTTTCCCGCACAGGGACTCCAGGTGGGCTTCGAGGTGGGCGGCCGGCTGGAGACGGTGAAGGTGAAGAAGGGCCAGACGGTGAAGAAGGGCGACACGCTCGCCCAGCTCAACACCGAGATCTCCGACGCGCAGGTGGCGCAGGCGGAGGCCGCCGTGGCCGCCGCGGAGGCCGCCGCGACGATGGCCACCGACGTGGCGCAGCGCAACGAGAAGCTCAAGTCCGAGGGCAACGTGAGCGACCTGCAGAACCGCTCGTCCACGGCCACCGCCGCGCAGGCGCAGGCGCAGCTGCTCGCGGCCCGGGCGCAGTTGTCGCAGGCGCGGGCCTCGCGCCGCCGGCATGACCTGAAGTCGCCGTTTGGCGGCACCGTCATCGACGCGCCGGACCAGACGGGCGCCACGGTGGGGCCGGGCGCGACGCTCTTCACGGTGGAGACGCTGGACACCCTGGTGCTGCGCACGACGGTGGCCGAGTCCGCGCGCGCGCGGCTCAAGCCCGGCAGCAAGGTGCGGGTGGAGTCCATCGGCGCCAACGTCTCCTCGGACGACGCGGTGGTGCGCCTCATCGTGCCCTCGGCGGACGCGAGCACCCGCCGCGTCCCGGTGGAGATTGAGGTCCCGAACGCGGACGGCCGCTTCGTGGCGCACACGCTGGCGCGCGCCGTCCTCCAGATGGGCGAGACGCAGCCGGCGCAGGTGCTGCCCAACACGGCGCTGTCCTCGGCCAACGGCGACCACGTGTTCATCGTCTCTGGCGGCGAGGTGCGCCGCGTGGACGTGCAGGTGCTGGAGCGCCGCGCGAGCGAGGTCGTCGTGCTGTCTCCGTCCGCGCTCGAGCAGGTCATCGACTATCCGACCCCCGGCCTGTCCCACGGCAGCCGCGTGTCCGTGAAGTAA
- a CDS encoding efflux RND transporter permease subunit: MILSDVSIRRPVFTAMLSLCLIVLGVMGLKRLGTDLYPDVSFPVVVVNTIYKGAGPGEIETQVIKPVEDAVAGISGVDKIHSWSRENLGTVVVQFTLSTNLDSAVQDVRDKVAGIANKLPQDADAPIIGRVDISATPILTYAVSAQMKSQDLRRLIDDRIKPALAQLAGVAEVRITGGDTREIQVDIDLDKARSVGISPMEIAQRVGQENLNLPAGRLQLGPSELTVRSLGQFHDVEELRRLPVAKSKTGAQVRLDEIATVTDGVAERRTTARLNGNDAVILEIVKQPGSNTVAVSDAVKGMLGKMGKAVGQGFTSTLLIDQSELIRENAKEVWVALVFGGAMAVLIILMFLLDPRGTFISALALPTSVIGTFFVMFVLGYTLNQMTLLALSLAIGLLIDDAVVVREAITHRLEQGEDPMSAASNGTRDVGLAVLATTMSLVAVFVPVAFMPGIVGQFFKQFGITISMAVLISLFISFTLDPMLSARLAKARKPGEVHTENAVMGMLRRFLEGTERFYARILGWVLANKWKTVAITVVVLVLSFGAASRLGAEFIGAEDRSQFIVDLQLPDSASLEETRSRTAEAEKLLKRIPEVTDVYAIVGLSGDVNKARLRVLTVAKHARKKGVPILKEEARALLSPALVATRVNLSDPPTIEGLGDWYPIMVRVVGPDLARVNEEAERIAGILRDMGTTADVRVDANPPKPELQIQIDRARASDVDLSAGSLAAQMRLAISGDVAAKLREGTNETDIRVRLAESDRGTPERVRQLEIYTPKGLRPITDVAQVELKDGPSVIEHENRERQIAVLSQLAKGAPLGDVAVKLKAAVAAKPLPPGYAIIYDGQIKSLDEQNDAFGMAFGLAFVFIYMVLASQFESFKHPFTIMVSLPLALVGALLGLVVTNYHLSMGAMIGVILLMGLVTKNAILLVDGALQHLREGDTVDQALLKAGPRRLRPILMTSAAMAIGMVPTAVGSGTGSEFRAPMAIAVIGGVITSTFLTLLVVPVVFAGMERVGFRRRATTAAGAPSAQPTPATEHPGRAA, from the coding sequence ATGATTCTCAGTGATGTCTCCATCCGCCGGCCGGTGTTCACGGCCATGCTGTCGCTGTGCCTCATCGTGCTGGGGGTGATGGGACTCAAGCGCCTGGGCACGGACCTCTATCCGGACGTGTCCTTCCCGGTGGTGGTCGTCAACACCATCTACAAAGGCGCGGGCCCGGGCGAAATCGAGACCCAGGTCATCAAGCCGGTGGAGGACGCGGTCGCCGGCATCAGCGGCGTGGACAAGATCCACTCCTGGAGCCGCGAGAACCTGGGCACGGTGGTGGTGCAGTTCACGCTCTCCACCAACCTGGACTCCGCGGTGCAGGACGTGCGCGACAAGGTCGCCGGCATCGCCAACAAGCTGCCGCAGGACGCGGACGCGCCCATCATCGGCCGCGTGGACATCTCGGCCACGCCCATCCTCACCTACGCGGTGTCCGCGCAGATGAAGTCGCAGGATTTGCGCAGGCTCATCGATGACCGCATCAAGCCCGCGCTCGCGCAGCTCGCCGGCGTGGCCGAGGTGCGCATCACCGGTGGCGACACGCGCGAAATCCAGGTGGACATCGACCTGGACAAGGCGCGCTCGGTGGGCATCTCCCCGATGGAGATTGCCCAGCGCGTGGGCCAGGAGAACCTCAACCTGCCGGCGGGCCGGCTCCAACTGGGCCCGAGCGAGTTGACGGTGCGCTCGCTGGGACAGTTCCACGACGTGGAGGAGCTGCGGCGGCTGCCGGTGGCCAAGAGCAAGACGGGCGCCCAGGTGCGCCTGGATGAGATTGCCACCGTGACGGATGGCGTGGCCGAGCGCCGCACCACCGCGCGCCTCAACGGCAACGACGCCGTCATCCTCGAAATCGTGAAGCAGCCGGGCTCCAACACCGTGGCGGTGAGCGACGCGGTGAAGGGCATGTTGGGGAAGATGGGCAAGGCGGTGGGGCAGGGCTTCACGTCCACGCTGCTCATCGACCAGTCGGAGCTCATCCGCGAGAACGCCAAGGAGGTGTGGGTCGCGCTCGTGTTCGGCGGCGCGATGGCGGTGCTCATCATCCTCATGTTCCTGCTCGACCCGCGCGGCACGTTCATCTCCGCGCTGGCGCTGCCCACGTCCGTCATCGGGACGTTCTTCGTGATGTTCGTGCTGGGCTACACGCTGAACCAGATGACGCTGCTGGCGCTGTCGCTGGCCATCGGTCTGCTCATCGACGACGCGGTGGTGGTCCGCGAGGCCATCACCCACCGGTTGGAGCAGGGCGAGGACCCCATGAGCGCGGCCTCCAACGGCACGCGGGACGTGGGTCTGGCGGTGCTCGCGACCACCATGTCCCTGGTGGCGGTGTTCGTCCCCGTGGCCTTCATGCCGGGCATCGTGGGCCAGTTCTTCAAGCAGTTCGGCATCACCATCTCCATGGCGGTGCTCATCTCGCTGTTCATCTCCTTCACGCTGGACCCCATGCTGTCCGCGCGGCTCGCCAAGGCGCGCAAGCCGGGCGAGGTGCACACCGAGAACGCGGTGATGGGCATGCTGCGCCGCTTCCTCGAGGGCACCGAGCGCTTCTACGCGCGCATCCTGGGCTGGGTGCTGGCGAACAAGTGGAAGACGGTGGCCATCACCGTGGTGGTGCTGGTGCTGTCCTTCGGCGCGGCCAGCCGGCTGGGCGCGGAGTTCATCGGCGCGGAGGACCGCTCGCAGTTCATCGTGGACCTGCAGCTGCCGGACTCGGCCAGCCTGGAGGAGACGCGCTCGCGCACCGCCGAGGCGGAGAAGCTGCTCAAGCGCATCCCCGAGGTGACGGACGTCTACGCCATCGTCGGCCTCAGCGGCGACGTGAACAAGGCGCGCCTCCGCGTGCTCACCGTGGCCAAGCACGCGCGCAAGAAGGGCGTGCCCATCCTGAAGGAAGAGGCCCGCGCGCTGCTCAGCCCCGCGCTGGTGGCCACCCGCGTGAACCTCTCCGACCCGCCCACGATTGAGGGCCTGGGCGACTGGTACCCCATCATGGTGCGCGTGGTGGGTCCGGACCTCGCGCGTGTCAACGAGGAGGCCGAGCGCATCGCGGGCATCCTCCGCGACATGGGCACCACCGCGGACGTGCGCGTGGACGCCAACCCGCCCAAGCCGGAGCTGCAGATTCAAATCGACCGCGCGCGCGCCAGCGACGTGGACCTGAGCGCGGGCTCGCTGGCCGCGCAGATGCGTCTGGCCATCAGCGGCGACGTGGCGGCCAAGCTGCGCGAGGGCACCAACGAGACGGACATCCGCGTGCGGCTGGCCGAGAGCGACCGCGGCACGCCCGAGCGCGTGCGCCAGCTGGAGATCTACACGCCCAAGGGCCTGCGCCCCATCACGGACGTGGCCCAGGTGGAGCTGAAGGACGGCCCCAGCGTCATCGAGCACGAGAACCGCGAGCGGCAGATCGCCGTGCTGTCGCAGCTCGCCAAGGGCGCGCCGCTGGGTGACGTGGCGGTGAAGCTCAAGGCCGCGGTGGCCGCCAAGCCGCTGCCGCCCGGCTACGCCATCATCTACGACGGGCAGATCAAGAGCCTGGATGAGCAGAACGACGCGTTCGGCATGGCGTTCGGTCTGGCCTTCGTCTTCATCTACATGGTGCTCGCCAGCCAGTTCGAGTCCTTCAAGCACCCGTTCACCATCATGGTGTCGCTGCCGCTGGCGCTCGTGGGCGCGCTCCTGGGCCTGGTGGTCACCAACTACCACCTGAGCATGGGCGCCATGATTGGCGTCATCCTGCTCATGGGCCTCGTCACGAAGAACGCCATCCTCCTGGTCGACGGCGCGCTCCAGCACCTGCGCGAGGGCGACACGGTGGACCAGGCGCTGCTCAAGGCGGGCCCGCGCCGCCTGCGCCCCATCCTCATGACGAGCGCCGCCATGGCCATCGGCATGGTGCCCACCGCGGTGGGCTCGGGCACGGGCTCCGAGTTCCGCGCGCCCATGGCCATCGCCGTGATTGGCGGCGTCATCACCTCCACGTTCCTCACGCTGCTCGTGGTGCCCGTGGTGTTCGCGGGCATGGAGCGCGTGGGCTTCCGGCGTCGCGCCACCACCGCGGCGGGCGCGCCCTCGGCCCAGCCCACCCCGGCGACGGAGCATCCCGGCCGCGCCGCCTGA
- a CDS encoding helix-turn-helix transcriptional regulator produces MARPADPHAREALIAAARAEFARKGLKGARIEDITAACGLSKGAFYLHFDTKEALFGELVTAFQSSMGDMSTRRVEGMQRFHREEGHPTVQDVATRSPLYLRFIQAESALDLELLELLWAYRDVVAVLIRGSQGTEFESSLWGLVDQEVARISREYRNMQPPCVADSGHDPELFGSFIVGAYLLLAKQMGHMRRKPDLAVWASSVQRLIHEGAAPREPLPASPPALPAAARVPSRKPSSRRPQARASTRRSPRKRS; encoded by the coding sequence ATGGCTCGCCCCGCAGACCCTCACGCCCGAGAAGCCCTCATCGCCGCGGCGCGAGCCGAGTTCGCGCGCAAGGGCCTGAAGGGCGCGCGCATCGAGGACATCACCGCGGCGTGCGGCCTGTCGAAGGGCGCCTTCTACCTGCACTTCGACACCAAGGAGGCGTTGTTCGGCGAACTGGTGACGGCCTTCCAGTCCTCCATGGGGGACATGAGCACCCGCCGGGTGGAGGGCATGCAGCGCTTCCACCGTGAAGAGGGTCACCCCACGGTTCAGGACGTCGCCACGCGCAGCCCGCTGTACCTTCGGTTCATCCAGGCGGAGTCCGCGCTGGACCTGGAGCTGTTGGAGCTCCTGTGGGCCTACCGGGATGTGGTCGCCGTGCTCATCCGCGGGAGCCAGGGCACGGAGTTCGAGTCCTCGTTGTGGGGACTGGTGGACCAGGAGGTGGCGCGCATCTCCCGGGAGTACCGCAACATGCAGCCGCCCTGCGTGGCGGACTCAGGCCACGACCCGGAGCTGTTCGGCTCCTTCATCGTGGGGGCCTACCTGCTTCTGGCCAAGCAGATGGGCCACATGCGGCGCAAGCCCGACCTGGCCGTCTGGGCCTCCAGCGTCCAACGCCTCATTCACGAGGGAGCCGCGCCGCGCGAGCCGCTGCCCGCCTCGCCCCCGGCGCTCCCCGCCGCCGCCCGCGTCCCCTCGCGCAAGCCTTCCTCGCGTCGGCCCCAGGCCCGCGCATCCACCCGCCGTTCCCCGAGGAAACGTTCATGA